A genomic region of Friedmanniella luteola contains the following coding sequences:
- a CDS encoding response regulator transcription factor, with the protein MKILLAEDDIRLADLLEQAFVEAGWQVETHHDGPSAYEAALTGRDHDVLLLDWMLPGLDGATISRRLREYGIRTPILMLTARTSLSDRVDGLNAGADDYLAKPFELEELLARIRALHRRAHLDDTEQPLQVGDLALDPLSRRVTRAGQEIELSAREFAILQLLLERAGQVVSRYTILDEVWDGDTDLRSNVIDVHVASLRAKIDRPFDTSTITTRRGAGYRVEPDPR; encoded by the coding sequence ATGAAGATCCTGCTGGCTGAGGACGACATCCGGCTCGCCGACCTGCTCGAGCAGGCCTTCGTCGAGGCGGGCTGGCAGGTCGAGACCCACCACGACGGCCCCTCCGCCTACGAGGCCGCCCTCACCGGCCGCGACCACGACGTGTTGCTGCTCGACTGGATGCTGCCCGGCCTCGACGGAGCCACCATCAGCCGGCGGCTCCGCGAGTACGGGATTCGCACCCCGATCCTGATGCTGACCGCTCGCACCAGCCTCAGTGACCGGGTGGACGGACTGAACGCCGGCGCCGACGACTACCTCGCGAAGCCCTTCGAGCTCGAGGAGCTGCTGGCCCGGATCCGGGCCCTGCACCGCCGCGCGCACCTCGACGACACCGAGCAGCCGTTGCAGGTTGGCGACCTCGCGCTCGATCCGTTGTCCCGCCGGGTCACCCGGGCCGGCCAGGAGATCGAGCTGTCGGCCCGCGAGTTCGCCATCCTGCAGCTGCTGCTGGAACGAGCCGGCCAGGTCGTCAGCCGCTACACCATCCTCGACGAGGTGTGGGACGGCGACACCGACCTACGCAGCAACGTCATCGACGTCCACGTCGCCAGCCTGCGCGCCAAGATCGACCGGCCCTTCGACACCAGCACCATCACCACCCGGCGAGGCGCCGGCTACCGCGTCGAACCGGACCCACGATGA